In Helianthus annuus cultivar XRQ/B chromosome 3, HanXRQr2.0-SUNRISE, whole genome shotgun sequence, a single window of DNA contains:
- the LOC110930111 gene encoding 2-(3-amino-3-carboxypropyl)histidine synthase subunit 1 translates to METDHQLLPTTTSQPQQPPSRQPKRFIKNQIPDSITTDPSLNAAISLLPSNYNFEIHKSIWRIRSTSAKRVALQFPEGLLMYSLIISDIITTFTDVIQCLILGDVTYGACCVDDLSAAALDADLLIHYGHSCLVPLDNTVIPCLYVFVDIKIDVKRLVDTVKLNFDDGLIVKKQLIIAGTIQFGTAIRAAKSELEGSGFRVLIPQSKPLSAGEVLGCTAPTVSTSQLSELTQFDDGSESESEVVLIFVADGRFHLEAFMIANPRIKAFRYDPYIGSLFLEEYDHKGMKECRKNAILKAKTAKNWGIVLGTLGRQGNPRILDRLEKKMGEKGLSWTIVLMSELSPARIALFGDLVDAWVQIACPRLSIDWGDAFVKPLLTTFEAEIALGDFPGWWEKKGAVKDDSGCNNGVDCCGKTENCCGKNVEGNGLKGLEENVVDYPMDYYAQDGGEWNSCYSKKPTRPSRRNNVMK, encoded by the coding sequence ATGGAAACCGACCACCAACTTCTCCCAACCACCACCTCACAACCACAACAACCACCATCTCGCCAACCAAAACGCTTCATAAAAAACCAAATCCCAGACTCAATAACCACCGACCCATCCCTCAACGCCGCCATCTCCCTCCTCCCCTCCAACTACAACTTCGAAATCCACAAATCCATCTGGCGCATCCGCTCCACCTCCGCCAAGCGCGTCGCCCTTCAGTTCCCAGAAGGCCTCCTCATGTACTCCTTAATCATCTCCGACATCATCACCACCTTCACTGACGTCATCCAATGCCTCATCCTCGGTGACGTCACCTACGGCGCCTGTTGCGTCGACGACCTCTCCGCCGCCGCCCTTGACGCCGATCTGTTAATCCATTACGGCCACAGCTGCCTCGTTCCGTTAGATAACACCGTTATCCCCTGTCTTTATGTTTTCGTTGATATTAAAATTGACGTTAAACGGTTAGTTGACACCGTTAAGTTGAACTTTGATGATGGTTTAATAGTTAAAAAGCAGCTTATTATTGCCGGTACTATACAGTTTGGTACGGCTATTAGAGCGGCGAAATCCGAGCTTGAGGGTTCAGGGTTTAGGGTTTTGATTCCGCAATCGAAGCCGTTATCGGCTGGTGAAGTGTTGGGGTGTACTGCACCGACAGTTTCAACGAGTCAGTTGAGTGAGTTGACTCAGTTTGATGATGGGAGTGAAAGTGAGAGTGAGGTGGTTTTGATTTTTGTAGCGGACGGGCGGTTTCATTTAGAGGCGTTTATGATCGCGAACCCGAGAATTAAGGCGTTTCGGTATGACCCGTATATCGGGTCTTTGTTTCTGGAAGAGTATGATCATAAGGGGATGAAAGAGTGTAGGAAAAACGCGATTTTGAAAGCGAAAACGGCGAAGAATTGGGGGATTGTGTTGGGGACGTTAGGGAGACAGGGGAATCCGAGGATTCTTGATAGGTTGGAGAAGAAGATGGGGGAGAAAGGGTTGTCGTGGACGATTGTGTTGATGTCGGAGTTGTCTCCTGCTAGGATTGCGTTGTTTGGGGATTTGGTTGATGCGTGGGTTCAGATTGCGTGCCCGAGGTTGTCGATTGATTGGGGGGATGCGTTTGTGAAGCCGTTGTTGACAACGTTTGAAGCGGAAATTGCTCTTGGGGATTTCCCTGGTTGGTGGGAGAAGAAAGGTGCGGTTAAAGATGATTCGGGTTGTAATAACGGTGTGGATTGTTGTGGAAAGACTGAAAATTGTTGTGGCAAGAATGTCGAAGGCAATGGTTTGAAGGGTTTGGAGGAGAATGTTGTTGATTACCCGATGGATTATTATGCGCAAGATGGTGGTGAGTGGAACTCTTGTTACTCCAAGAAGCCAACTCGCCCTTCGCGTAGGAACAATGTTATGAAATGA